tgagacccactgagataacactgagagagtcctttagctcactgagtctctcagtctgacaggagaggactctcctccactttgttgttgaaaaaactcctatctgttagcgtagctcgctagcaccagaagctaacaacaacgatctccagtaccggtgcgctctctcgctcacgcacacaaaatggctcgttcacATTATCTGTCACTCAGCTAGGCAGtcaacttacacacacacacacacacacacacacacacacacacacacacacacacacacacacacacacacacacacacacacacacacacacacacacacacacacacacacacacacacacacacacacacacacacacacacacacacacacacacacacacacacacacacacacacgagctttaatgaaacacagagacccagacgtaatagtactgtactgcatcatattattttcgaatcaataatttttctaaTTATGATCTTTTtttataaccatttttcctcctggtcactcgcgccccccctggcatgcccccactttgagaacaacTGCAGTACAGTATACAACAGCCACACTTCTTTTTGCTCTAATGTAAATCACAATAACTTATTGAAGCTGAGATTCTGATTGTTACTCAATATGAAATGTGCATCAGATCATACAACTTTATGTTGATATACAGTAGATATAGTTATAAGCAACAGTTATTAATTATAAAATGTTGCAGTTATTTAAAAATATCCTGGATATCTTGAAGCTCCTCAATGTATTCATAATAGTAATAGAATAGGAAACCCTTTATGAGAAGGCTCTACTCCCACAACAGAAACCAAAAGACACAGACGATACACATACAAATAAACAACTCTTCACACATTTAATGTGAAACTATGTCACTTACTCATTTCCAGAAAGAAAGCAAAACAAGGCTAAAAGTCCCCACCATGTCATGCTCTCTGAAAAGTACTGTACTATTCTCCTCTGTATCTGGTCGTACAGTAGAGCTGGTTTGGAGAATGAGACAAAAAGCTAATCTCAGTAAATATAAATGAAATCATAAAGTTGACCAGAAATGATTTTAGATTTCAAAGAGTTAGTGTATTTCTCTCCACTGTTAAAATGTTAGTGTGGTAACTAAATATGTAATGTTTATACTTGGGACACACATACGATGAAACATTGTTCTACACAATGGAAAGTCAAATGTTTCAGATTTGAGTAATACCTAACATTTTCTCTTAAAGAAACTACCCTCATATTGTTACTTGTTATGAGAAAACCTTCCTGTATCTGAACATAAACTACCACATTCACACATTAAAATGATAACTGCAACCCACTTCTTGCCTTTAAATGTTAATTGAATAGAAGGAAATACATAATAGGTATATTAAACTCaactattatttaaaaaaggcaCCCTGAAAGTCATGCATTTTGCAATGTATCTACTAAAATATAAACTTGTGTATTGAAGGAAAGATATAAACATAAAATGCTCATAATACTAGGTTAAGTAGTAGAGTACAGTTGATTTAAAATGAACATAACAGAGATTTTACTTGAGttaagcagatttatttcacATATGTACACCTGTGGCTGACATCCAGACAGTGATCAGTTACAGAGGACCAATCACAGGTTCTACAGGGGCTAAAAGCAAACGTTACATTTCTTGATTAAGTGCTTCTTTTAGCCAACCTTATTCATCCATACATAGTCATCTCTTCTGAATTCAAATATATAGTTTACATCATTCTGCATCGTCTCATCATTTAAGAGTTTAACAGAAACTCAAACAACATCACTTGTAGGTCATGATGGGTGTCACACGGATACGTGCAGAGCCCCTCTACCTCTCTGTGTTCCTATAGGCCATGTGACGGATGTGGAAATGGCACCAGAGCTGATATCCCTTCTTCTCACTCAGGGACTCTTCTTGTTAGCTGGAGACAGAGTGAGTAATTCAATAAGTCAAGTATTCATTTATTACTTTCCTTTTCAATCATGGGGCAATTTTTTCTTCTAACTTCCCCCAGCCACCTccacactgagaataaaaaaaaagtgattcAAGTTCTGCAACTTCCATCCGTGGCAGCCCTCGTTGTCTTACTGCAGCTTAATTACAAAATATTGACGCCGTTTTCTGTAAAGATTACTCACTGTAGGAGGCCCTCCGTAATTTGGACCGCAGGGTTTGTCACGGGAAATAATACAATGGAACTGGGCTTTCTGTATTAGATTTTCTCTTTTAGCCTCCTTGACATTTCAAGCTGCATGAACTAATACATCTGTTATTTGTTGATCATTTGATTATTAACATACTTCACAAACCAAATCAGCGGCCCTGCTGGAGACACAGACACAGCTCAGCAGACAGTCTGGGTTTTCTCTCGCCTGCCACGCGCAAACGCACTCGCTAAAGATGCACAATTCAGCCCTCGGTAAAAAGGAAAGCTGGGGAAAAAAACCATTTATCTTCCCCTCCTTTGAGCGTATGAGCACTCTGACACCGGCATGGAACAAAGCCCGTCATCACATTCTAATCTCGAATTTCAGGGCTTTTATTTCACCCAAATGCCACCCTGCTGGCCTTGTAAATTATTGACAGACTGACACCAATGCGAAAGGACACATAAAAGAGGCTAAAAGCTCCGGCCCTGGAAGAGCTTGTCCTCTCCTATTGCCATCAACAGGAGAGCGACTCTGCTAATGTTCCCTGGAAGCTCACGGTAACTTTGAGGCTGAAGTGTCAACATGCGACTCCTGACCTCCAGCTGCATCACACAGGAGAGATATTGGACCCTTGGTCTGTATGAAAGCCCTAGTACAATCACAAGGAAATGAAGTGAATTATCTGACCAAATGATGAAAATGTAAAAGCAGTCAGTCACACATGGTTAGTATTGCATCCAGCCTTTTAAAGTCATTCTGATTTGACTATTTCTTGACATTtctcttttaaaaaaaacagcatGGTAGGTGGCTCGGCGTGCACTCATTTAGTTTGTGTGATGAAAAGTCAACCGTGGTGTGTCAACTAGAAATCCAATATTTGTCAGTGTTACGTCTCCTCACGCCTACTCCTCATTTAGCTCAAGAATAAGATGTTACAGACACAAATAGGAGAAGACAGTTAGGAtgaataaaataactaaaaaacaaacaaataagtgagagcagagaggatgagagagagtGGGCAGAGATGAGAAGCGGTGTTAGGAGAGGGTTTTAGTTTTCTACTGCTATTTAATCCACCTCGCTTTCAGTGCTGGCACCCTCGGGGCGCCTCAGTTTGTCCACCTGTTCATTCATCTGTCCATCCCCACGCCGGCCCACTGAGTGCATGCTTACACCGTCATCGTCTTTCTCTTCCACCTCTACGTGGCTGACCacctgctcctcttcctccttctcttcctccttctcttcctccTTCTCCCCCTGCACCTCCATGCGGACCTGGTCCTTCAGGTCGAGGAGCATCGTTGCAGCGGTGCCGTTGTCTCCATTGATAACATGAACTACATCAGGCTCTCCCATTGCATCCTGGGAGCTGTGGGGTCCATCTTTGATTGGGGACGAGTTGGCGGACTCGTTACTGACGGGGGAGATGTCGCTGCTGCTGGTGGTGTGGCTGACTGGCGGAGAGCCGGGTACCGATGGAGGCTTCAGAGGAATCTGCCAGGAGGGGATTTTAGGTATAGTGGGAGTGGAAGGGAATTGTTTCCTGTGGAAAAGCgggaaagaaaagagaaaagcaTGATCACAATGTTATTAAAAAACCTCACTGTGATCATAAGAGCTTTCCCACAATGTAATCAGGCATTCTGCAACCACAACATACATATAGCTTTCTAAGCCAACAAAGTGTTGACTGACAGCATATCCTCAACACTAGTTTACATTTgagcatgcagcaacacacgaaGCACACTATGTCTTTCTCATCATTACAGCAGAGAAAATGGCTTTTCCCCCCAAAGAACCAGATGTTTGTCACACCTGGTAGAGATGCTCTAAGATTTTTTTAATTACATCCACTGCAGCTTTTAAGATCAAAAAGACAACGCTGAATCGTAATGGGATAAGCACTTCtgggtgtttaaaaaaaagagaaaaacagtTTGGAGATGATTTGGATCATTTGAACAGGAAGGGAACACATTTGGAGACAGATGGTGATTCAGAGCCTTTAGTTTGTGATTCAAGCCTTCGCCAGAAAACTCATTGCGAGAGTCAGGATGAAGTCAAGAAAGCAAATGACAAAGGGATTATTGCTGATTAGAATGTACGAGGGGAACAAAACACGCTCAGCCGGGTTTCTGATGTACACTTTTACTTCAGGCTTCATTATAGACGCTGATACATAATCATGCATGCTAATGGCCTGACTGAGCTGGGTTGGGCCTAACTAGAGTGAGGAACAAAGAAAGAGAGAATGAGGGGATGTCTGGCAGTATACAAAGAGACCTTTGACAAAACCAAATGTTGTACACCTTGTATTCAAATGTAGCAGGTAGGATGACAATTTCTCCTGACTACAAAAAAACCAAGCCAAGGTAAGGAGGAAGGAAATATGGAAGAAAGAGAGAAAAGGAGAAGGACGGAAGGAAGGTAAGGAATAATAAATGATGGAAGAaaggaagaaaagaaaaaaggaaagtAAGGAGGAAAGAAGGAAGGAACGTAGGTAAAGAGGAAGGCAGTTAGGAAGTAAAGAAGGAAGGGAAGTGAGTAGAAACAAATAAAGGAAAACACAAGAAAGGATGGATTTAATATGAAAAGTAGGACAAAATGAAGATAGAAACCAaaggaaagaaaaaagaaaggaaGGAAAGAAAGAAGGTAAGGAGGAAGAAAGAAAGGAGAGTAGGacagaagacagagaagaaggaaAGAAAGAAGGTAAGGAGGAAGAAAGAAAGGAGAGTAGGacagaagacagagaagaaggaaaggaagaaaaaagaaaggAAGAGAGGATAAGGCAGGGATAGAAGGAAGGAAAGTAGGATAGGAAGAAAAAGGTAGaggaaaggaaggaaggaaggaaggaaggaaggaaggaaggaaggaaggaaggaaggaaggaaggaaggaaggaggatGAAAAGAAAGAAGGAAGTAAGGAAGGAGGAAGACAGGTAGGAACTGAGGAGCTAACCTGAACCCTAACCTCGCTGGGGGAGATACGAATGATAAACAAGTACCTGTATTTGATCAGGAACCATTTTCATATGACCTCTCTCTTGGTCTGCGGTGTCAGTTTGCATCCATAACATGACTGAAGATGCATAAGAGCAATTATGCAAGTGTGGTTATCTTGCTTACCAATAAAAGCATTAATACAAAGAAGACCAGCTGATGCCTGCAGTATGCTAATCGACCAAGGCAAGGAAAGAAATGGTGTAATCAGTATTATAACCTCTAGCGCCTACATATTCAAGATGAATGATTTTGCTTTAAGTGTGCGAGTCATTTGGAAGAGCAATGTGACATTATGTGTTCTTTCATTTGATTTATTCAGTCACAAACTCAAACTTTCAGACCATAAACCACAGAAGTGTACCGTGGAAGTGGGTATGCAGATATAGATGTATAATAGGGGTTTTGTAGTATGTTGCTTCTTAGATTTTATAAAGGTATAAATAATGAATCTTAACTAAATGTAACAACTCACAGTCTTCATCAGTACATGGGACTTTCATGCTCATGTGCAACATGTAATAGTACACAGACAGTATTTCCTACATGAAACTGCTCCCACAACGTCTGCCAATAAGAGGCCAAAGACACATTTTCACTGAGTTGGACAGTAAATTCAATATATACCTTTTAAAAAGATTTTCAAGTTCATTATAAATTATTTCCAAGAAGAGCCACACAACAACCTGTCTGGTTTTTCTGGCCCTTCTGACGCCACAAATATAATCATTATAATTAATCTTCATTTGTGTCCTTATCTGTCATGTgcaaaccaaaaataaatagaatAAATGTCATTTCAAAGTGGCAACGTCAGATTATGTGGATAGGTGaaacatatttaaatgttatgtACACATGAAATATGGCCTAAGTGAACAATGGTTCAAAAGAAGTGCATCCAGGAACATTGAGTGGTTGTCcattttctcacacacacacacacacacacacacacacacacacacacacacacacacacacacacacacacacacacacacacacacacacacacacacacacacacacacacacacacacacacacacacacacacacacacacacacacacacacacacacacacacacacacacacacacacacacacacacacacacacacacgacgggGTCTGGATAACTTTGTTACCTGCTGAGCAGTAAGCCCTTCAAAGAGACGATCTCGGCCTTCAGCTCTCCAACGGTTTGGTTGTCCAGGACACGGTGTGTTGAAGACGAGGTCTAGAGGAAACACAcaagacacacacaacacatgtcacagacacacacacacacacaaaactgtTCAGGTCACATGTAGGGTCAACacacaaagtcaatacacaacTTTCAACAACTCCTCTGTGCTCAGTCTCAACAACATGAAATCATAAAAAAAGCTTTGTATGAAAAAAAGGACAAAGGGTTCAAGGTAAACAAATATGGCAAATGCAAATGCTAAAAgccacatgtgtttgtgtggtcAGGTCATTCGTCGCCATAACAACTTCACAACGGCTTACGGCTGGTGATGACACAATGGAGGACTAACAACCCGACTACAGCCACTTTTATGGCGTTGACTGCTCAGAACGTCCAGTGAGTGTGAATCAtgctgtttttacataattttcatTACTATCTAGAAAAAGATTAGGCCAGTGTCCTGTGTTTTGGATAATGACTTGATCTTGAACAATGGTCACATTCATGAAGGTAGACCATAGTTTGTTCTTTTATCAAAGGCATGTGTTATCACACACGCTGGGATGGCATGAGATGCTTCAGGCTATAAAGGCAAGTATTTGAATGGCAAATTGCTGCAGAAAATCTGTCTCTGCAGCACATTTTTAGGATTGGGCATGACCTTACAGAGCTATGAAATGACAGGTTTTCACGGCAGCTGTCAATTGGGATGATAAAACAGAACTGGTGCAACGTTTTGTGACTCCTGTGTCACcacaaaataaatggaaatcttACTCAATTAGGCCAAGAGTGGAGGTCAAAGTCAATCTTAGTGTGAGATGATGACCAAGTTCAGACACAATAGGAACATTATTACCATCCAAAATCATTGCATTTTTCTTTTGAAGTACTGAAGAGTTGCTGCTTCTAGCCACATGAAACCTGTCATGGGGCACCATGAGAAGGCATTGCTTGGCTTAAGTCTCAACCCAAAAAAGATTGGGAACCAGTGATGGAGATAATTGTTCCCCATCCGCGATGCATTgctgaataaaaaaagaaatataacAAACATGTGCGAGAACAGGGGGAATAGACTGATGAGAccagagggaggagagggagaagacATGGGAGAAAGTGGGagaaaagaaaagtaaaaaCTGTAATTAAGACTCTCCTGACTCACTGGAGGATGCTTGTTAGGAAGCCTGGACCCCCTATCGAGGGGAGAGGGATAACTTGGACTCTTTGGCTTGTAATTAAATCTAAGAGAAATTAATTGAATCACATCTGAAAGGGATCAGACTCATTTACAGTGGAAGGAGGGAGGCAGAGGAGGAGAAGTGAAGGGAGACAGAAAAGGAGGCTTTTTTTGGCTCTTATCGACTCCTAAACCTCGCTGATAAGCAGCCCTGCTTTAGAGGTGGAGGCCTGCTGAAGACACTCTTATTACAGCCGTCACCTCATTAGAACCATCTTAATCCCTCGCCTCCCCAAGGCACCCGTATAATAAGGCTGGATTCTGCTTCTCTCTCATTTTACATCGGAAAAAATTAATTGCCGTATGGGCTGAGCTAAAAGACTTCCAAGGCAGAGAATCGACTTAAGAAGTATGCAAATTGCTCCAAATAACTAGAAATTATTTCTATATCACTTCACATTAGAAGAAAAGGCTTTAGAGAAGGATTGTTAACCGCCAGCTCCATAATGTGCATTATCTTCCAAGCAGCACTATACAATATCACACATCAAGCCTTGTCACACAACACTTCCACTGACATATGTCTTATTAAGTCTGAAGAAACCTAATTAAATGTTGGGCCAGGACTGGATTTCAGCTTTGAGATACATTATGAGAGTGTGTACACACATTGTGTAAGAATCTTGTGTTAAGTGCACTAGCTGCTTAGGTGGAGCTGAGTGGAGGGGTATCAGTGACTGGAGAGATAGAAAAAAACACAGCTGACTTAAAAAGCCCCTCCTGAAGAGCTGACACATATCCCATAGACCGCACTGTGTATATGATGTCTTTTAACAAAATGATGACCAAAATATTTAACCTCTGCAGTTATTTTTGCAGCTTTCTTGCAAAAGAATACCCGTCATCAAGAAGATATTTACAGGTCGTATGTTTTTGTTACCAattctatttaaaaaatactcaaagaaaattattatttttaaaggtTGAATGCTGCATATGTGacttaaatgtaatgtgtatCATTTCTAAGACTTACATGTTAAACTTAGCAGTTCTCCTGCTGGTTTCTAGGATTTAAGCTTGTAGCTTTGAAAAGGTCTGTCTGCGTATATTTATGACTTTATACACCATTCAATTATTCTACGCAAATGTCGTTATTCATTGACCCACCTGATCTCATTGACTGAATAAATGAAAGCAACACAACTgcttaattaaataaaaaaatatgaaaGGTTCAGAGTTGAGTGGAAATGTCTCTGCTGCTCTTTCCTCTGGGGTTTGACTTCTATCATACTTCCTGGTGTGCAGGTGCAGGGCTCTGAGAGCTCTGTTTGGCCTAAACAGAGGAGAACAAAACTCTCAGCTTGCCACTGCACATCCCAACAATCATCATGCATGAACaaacaaccaacaaccaaatGAACCCACCAGCCACAACCAACAACAGGACTAAGCCCTGATGAGAGGAGCCACCCAGTATCAGCTGGATGCGATTTTGTCGTGTAAATAGTGTACATAGTAAAGATTTGCTGGTTTAAAAGCCTTGTAGCTAATGACTCGGATGGGTGCCTGGGTGTGAAAAGGGTTGGCCTCTTTCTGCTGGTTAAGTAAGTGGTTCAAGAAAAAAAGAACGAAAATGTATCACcagcaaagaaaaaaaaagactaTCAAGTCTAGCAGCACCCAAGGACGGCAACGCATCTGGCTAAATGAAGATAAATGCCTGTGGACCATTAGCAACAAGATAAGATCTTTAACAAGGCTTGTTTAAGAGTGTCTGAAGGCAAATTAATTCACAGTTACTCTGCCGGCAGACAGTGTGTTTTCGTGTAACGCATGTATATTTATGATGGAATTAGTTTCAAAGGAAGTCCCCAGAGGAGTGTTTTTGAGTGGAAACACTGATACAGTGCAATTGATTTTACTCTATTTATGCACTTTCCCACTGGCAGTTCATCTCCCGCATACAAGGCGGCGGTTTCTAATCTTCTATGTAGTATCCACTAATAAAGAGAACGATCAGTGAGTTGAGACAGCAGGGAAACACAGTTAACAGGCAGATTTGTAATGATAATGGAGCACAAATAGACTGGGCTGTTTAACATCAGAGCTGAATCATCTCATCCTTGGACACATCTATCCTGAACACCACTGGAAGAACACAGCTGCGTGACCTTGAGGAGTCATGATAACTGAGACAATTGTGAAAAAGAGAGGAACTGTCTCCGGCTCTAAAATATGGAAATGTGTACCGTCAGCGTGTGCTGCGTGTGTGCACATGAGTCATCTGTCTGAGCTCACTTCCATAATGAGGTCCCCAGTTTAGGGACAGTAAACGCACTCCGCAATTGAGCGGTTTCCAAACTACGAGAAATGTTTACTTAGCCGCTGAGGAAACAGAAGTCTCCATATGTTTCGGGTTAAAGGCACATTTCCGCGTTGAGAGGTATAATTGCTAAGCGTGGAGCACTTTGAGCGGCGTGGTGAAGCAAACCCTGAAAGCCGCAAACGGTGAATGATAAGTAGCTCGCCAGCTCCAACATGTGTTTCACATCAAACATCCCGGACCTGAAAACAATTTCCCAATTTCCCCCGTGGCCTGAGACAACAGAGGGCCTTGTGCCGACTCGCAGGGAAAATTTAAGATCAACACTATAGCTATAAAGCAGAGTTTATGATTTGTTTAAAAATGTATCTGTCACATTCATTTATTTCTAGGGTAGTTGGTTTGGTAGTTGGCTTGGCTTTGAATTATACTTTTTATACACTACTGCTGTCCAACAAGGCACTTATAGCAAATGAAGTAGACACTTTTTAATCCAATCTGTGATTCGGAGATgacaaatgaaaagaaaaaagcaTTCCACGTCCCTTTATGCTGGAGAGAACTCATTGTTTGAAGTGTTCCTACAGCTGATAGGAAACTTTAGATAGATTTTAAACCAGCTGACTTGGGCCTCTTCTGCTTTGTACTCGCTCAGAGGGACTGTGCGGCTTAGATCTTGAAACAGCCAAAAATGAGCTATGAATCGTCGGTTTTTGATGAACCTCGTCCAGGGAAGAgattcattttttttcttttctcgttTTGTGCCAAAGCAGATGTGTCCGCATATGTTTTCCTGCGATTTCCAGATGCTACAGTGAAACACCCATGCGCTTAACAAGCTGTGGACATAAAACATTGTCTAAGATTGTCTCTTCCaaggcacttttttttaaagcccAGAGATCATAAAGCAATTTATGAGCGGTGTTATAAAAAGCAAGCAACATTTCATCTCAGCACATACGTTTTTAGACCAATCACTCACACCGTTTCACCTAAACACTTACAATTCTGAGTAGATTATGAACACTGTCTATAAAAATCAAGGCGAAGAGGAACGACAATATGGTTAAAGATTATGGTCCAATGATGAGATGCACCATACCTTTTTGCAGCTTGTGTTCTGATGATATACAGTATAATAAGGCTGTCCATCTAAGGTGGTTATGACTCGGGAAGCACTGGAGGTTTTAGTACACAGAGGCCTCGAGAAACCTTTTCTCTCCTCATCAATCTGCAGATTTCAACCTGCAACTTTACGTTTACGGAGCTCTTCTGCAATTTCAGAGTTAATGCCTGTCTAGCTCTCCTCAAAAACATTAATCATACGTAACAAACCTTGAAGGTGCAGTCCAT
This Pseudochaenichthys georgianus chromosome 7, fPseGeo1.2, whole genome shotgun sequence DNA region includes the following protein-coding sequences:
- the pex14 gene encoding peroxisomal membrane protein PEX14 isoform X1, with amino-acid sequence MASTEQPDPPTQPGLPLGDDTAAPPREALITTAVKFLQNPKVRQSPLATRKAFLTKKGLTDVEVELAIQRSGSTEEVLALIPVGPPHPHHATQLALAPHSPTGYRWRDYGALTIIMVGIAFGFHQLYKKYILPLIMGRREDKKHLQRMESNIAAMSGTLTQTVSQLQHTLVSVQELLIQQQQKIQELSQELTSSQTSSSTHRVLDNQTVGELKAEIVSLKGLLLSRKQFPSTPTIPKIPSWQIPLKPPSVPGSPPVSHTTSSSDISPVSNESANSSPIKDGPHSSQDAMGEPDVVHVINGDNGTAATMLLDLKDQVRMEVQGEKEEEKEEEKEEEEQVVSHVEVEEKDDDGVSMHSVGRRGDGQMNEQVDKLRRPEGASTESELTRRVPE